The Streptomyces sp. SS1-1 genome has a segment encoding these proteins:
- a CDS encoding RNA polymerase sigma factor: MAVLRRKARRGQGGGAVRDTDVLDDPLDAAQERRVRAVLALGGVPQADLPDGVQQVRLRLLERAAGGHEAPRDVSAWAAVVASNLAMDWHRARKRQERLGERLAALRQPVAHPSGEETSLLSLAVARGLDELPDILRQVVVLRFFADLPVRGIAEELGIPEGTVKSRLHTAVRALRARLHEDEVV, translated from the coding sequence GTGGCTGTGCTGCGCAGAAAGGCCCGCCGCGGCCAGGGGGGCGGTGCCGTCCGGGACACGGACGTCCTGGACGACCCGCTGGACGCGGCCCAGGAACGCCGGGTGCGGGCGGTGCTCGCACTGGGCGGGGTGCCGCAGGCGGACCTGCCGGACGGGGTGCAGCAGGTCCGCCTGCGGCTGCTGGAGCGGGCCGCCGGCGGCCACGAGGCGCCGCGTGACGTGTCCGCGTGGGCGGCGGTCGTCGCCTCCAACCTGGCGATGGACTGGCACCGGGCCCGCAAGCGGCAGGAACGCCTCGGCGAGCGGCTCGCCGCGCTGCGCCAGCCGGTGGCGCACCCCTCCGGCGAGGAGACCAGCCTGCTCTCCCTCGCCGTCGCGCGCGGCCTGGACGAGCTGCCCGACATCCTGCGCCAGGTGGTGGTCCTGCGCTTCTTCGCCGATCTGCCGGTGCGCGGGATCGCCGAGGAGCTCGGCATCCCCGAGGGCACGGTCAAGAGCAGGCTGCACACGGCGGTACGCGCGCTGCGGGCCCGCCTGCACGAGGACGAGGTGGTGTGA
- a CDS encoding aspartate-semialdehyde dehydrogenase, which produces MRVGIVGATGQVGTVMRSILKERDFPVTELRLFASARSAGTVLDGVTVEDAATADYSGLDIVLFSAGGATSKALAPKVASQGAVVIDNSSAWRRDPEVPLVVSEVNPHAIADRPKGIIANPNCTTMAAMPVLRPLHAEAGLQALVVATYQAVSGSGLAGVDELFEQVKKVGDDAPKLTHDGSAAEFPAPNKYVAPIAYNVLPMAGSIVDDGLHETDEEQKLRHESRKILEIPELKVSGTCVRVPVFSGHSLQVNARFARPISVERAKELLAGAPGVALTDVPTPLQAAGQDPSYVGRIRQDETVEHGLALFLSNDNLRKGAALNAVQIAELVAAELKA; this is translated from the coding sequence GTGAGGGTCGGAATCGTCGGAGCCACCGGTCAGGTCGGCACGGTCATGCGCAGCATCCTCAAGGAGCGCGACTTCCCGGTCACCGAGCTGCGCCTGTTCGCCTCGGCCCGTTCGGCGGGGACGGTCCTGGACGGCGTGACGGTGGAGGACGCGGCGACGGCCGACTACTCCGGCCTGGACATCGTCCTGTTCTCGGCGGGCGGCGCGACCTCGAAGGCGCTGGCCCCGAAGGTCGCCTCCCAGGGCGCCGTGGTGATCGACAACTCCTCCGCGTGGCGCCGCGACCCCGAGGTCCCGCTGGTCGTCTCCGAGGTGAACCCGCACGCCATCGCGGACCGCCCCAAGGGCATCATCGCCAACCCGAACTGCACCACGATGGCCGCGATGCCGGTGCTGCGGCCGCTGCACGCCGAGGCGGGCCTTCAGGCCCTGGTGGTCGCCACCTACCAGGCGGTGTCCGGTTCGGGTCTCGCCGGCGTGGACGAGCTGTTCGAGCAGGTCAAGAAGGTCGGCGACGACGCGCCGAAGCTGACCCACGACGGCTCGGCGGCGGAGTTCCCCGCCCCGAACAAGTACGTGGCGCCGATCGCGTACAACGTGCTGCCGATGGCCGGTTCGATCGTGGACGACGGCCTGCACGAGACCGACGAGGAGCAGAAGCTCCGCCACGAGTCCCGCAAGATCCTGGAGATCCCCGAGCTGAAGGTCTCCGGCACCTGTGTGCGCGTCCCGGTCTTCTCCGGCCACTCCCTCCAGGTCAACGCCCGCTTCGCCCGCCCGATCAGCGTGGAGCGCGCCAAGGAGCTGCTGGCGGGCGCGCCCGGCGTGGCCCTCACCGACGTCCCGACCCCGCTGCAGGCGGCCGGCCAGGACCCGTCGTACGTCGGCCGGATCCGGCAGGACGAGACGGTCGAGCACGGTCTCGCCCTGTTCCTGTCCAACGACAACCTGCGCAAGGGCGCCGCGCTGAACGCGGTGCAGATCGCTGAGCTGGTCGCGGCCGAGCTGAAGGCCTGA
- the pepN gene encoding aminopeptidase N produces MPGTNLTREEAQQRAKLLTVDSYEIDLDLSGAQEGGTYRSVTTVRFDVAENGADSFIDLVAPTVHEVTLNGDRLDPGQVFQDSRITLPGLLQGRNVLRVVADCAYTNTGEGLHRFVDPVDQQAYLYTQFEVPDARRVFASFEQPDLKATFQFTVKAPEGWTVISNSPTPEPRDNVWTFAPTPRISTYITALIAGPYHSVHSVYEKDGQSVPLGIYCRPSLAEYLDSDAIFEVTRQGFDWFQEKFDYAYPFEKYDQLFVPEFNAGAMENAGAVTIRDQYVFRSKVTDAAYLGRAETILHELAHMWFGDLVTMEWWNDLWLNESFATYTSIACQAHAPGTRWPHAWTTFANQMKTWAYRQDQLPSTHPIMAEIRDLDDVLVNFDGITYAKGASVLKQLVSYVGQDEFFRGVQAYFKRHAFGNTRLSDLLGALEETSGRDLKTWSKAWLETAGINVLRPEIETDDNGTITSFAIRQEAPALPAGAKGEPTLRPHRIAVGLYNLDEASGKLRRAERLELDVDGELTAVPQLTGTPRPQVVLLNDDDLSYAKVRLDERSLAFVTEHLGDFDSSLARALLWASSWDMTRDGELATRDYLSLVLSGIGKESDIGVVQSLQRQVKLAIDLYAAPAAREALLNRWTDATLAHLRAAEPGSDHQLAWARAFAATARTPEQLDLLEALLDGSQTIEGLTVDTELRWAFVERLAAVGRYDEPEIAAEYERDRTAAGERHAATARAARPSAEAKAEAWASVIESDKLPNAVQEAVIGGFVQTDQRELLAPYTERYFEVVKDIWDSRSHEIAQQIAVGLYPALQVSEETLRRTDAWLAEAQPNAALRRLVSESRSGVERALKAQAADAAAEQR; encoded by the coding sequence GTGCCTGGCACAAACCTGACCCGCGAAGAGGCACAGCAGCGGGCGAAGCTGCTCACCGTTGACTCGTACGAGATCGATCTCGACCTCTCCGGCGCGCAGGAGGGGGGCACGTACCGGTCCGTCACGACGGTGCGTTTCGATGTCGCGGAGAACGGCGCCGACTCCTTCATCGACCTCGTGGCACCGACCGTCCACGAGGTGACCCTGAACGGAGACCGGCTCGACCCCGGCCAGGTCTTCCAGGACTCCCGCATCACCCTGCCGGGCCTGCTCCAGGGACGCAACGTCCTGCGCGTCGTCGCGGACTGCGCGTACACCAACACCGGCGAGGGCCTGCACCGCTTCGTCGACCCCGTCGACCAGCAGGCCTACCTGTACACCCAGTTCGAGGTGCCCGACGCCCGGCGCGTGTTCGCGTCGTTCGAGCAGCCGGACCTGAAGGCCACCTTCCAGTTCACCGTGAAGGCGCCCGAGGGCTGGACGGTCATCTCCAACTCGCCGACGCCCGAACCGCGGGACAACGTCTGGACGTTCGCGCCGACGCCCCGGATCTCGACGTACATCACCGCGCTCATCGCCGGCCCGTACCACTCCGTGCACAGCGTGTACGAGAAGGACGGCCAGTCCGTGCCGCTCGGCATCTACTGCCGCCCCTCCCTCGCGGAGTACCTCGACTCGGACGCCATCTTCGAGGTCACCCGGCAGGGCTTCGACTGGTTCCAGGAGAAGTTCGACTACGCCTACCCCTTCGAGAAGTACGACCAGCTCTTCGTCCCGGAGTTCAACGCGGGCGCCATGGAGAACGCGGGCGCGGTGACCATCCGCGACCAGTACGTCTTCCGCTCCAAGGTGACCGACGCGGCGTACCTGGGCCGCGCCGAGACGATCCTGCACGAGCTGGCTCACATGTGGTTCGGCGACCTCGTCACCATGGAGTGGTGGAACGACCTCTGGCTGAACGAGTCGTTCGCCACCTACACCTCCATCGCCTGCCAGGCGCACGCCCCCGGCACCCGCTGGCCGCACGCGTGGACGACGTTCGCCAACCAGATGAAGACCTGGGCGTACCGGCAGGACCAGCTGCCCTCCACGCACCCGATCATGGCCGAGATCCGCGACCTGGACGACGTCCTCGTCAACTTCGACGGCATCACCTACGCCAAGGGCGCCTCCGTCCTCAAGCAGCTCGTCTCCTACGTCGGCCAGGACGAGTTCTTCCGGGGCGTGCAGGCGTACTTCAAGCGGCACGCCTTCGGCAACACCCGCCTGTCCGACCTGCTCGGCGCCCTGGAGGAGACCTCCGGCCGCGACCTGAAGACCTGGTCGAAGGCATGGCTGGAGACGGCCGGCATCAACGTCCTGCGCCCCGAGATCGAGACCGACGACAACGGCACGATCACCTCCTTCGCCATCCGCCAGGAGGCCCCGGCGCTGCCCGCCGGCGCCAAGGGCGAGCCCACCCTGCGCCCGCACCGCATCGCGGTCGGCCTCTACAACCTCGACGAGGCGTCCGGGAAGCTCCGCCGCGCCGAGCGCCTCGAACTGGACGTCGACGGCGAGCTGACCGCCGTGCCGCAGCTCACCGGCACGCCCCGCCCGCAGGTCGTCCTGCTCAACGACGACGACCTGTCGTACGCCAAGGTCCGCCTGGACGAGCGGTCCCTCGCCTTCGTCACCGAGCACCTCGGCGACTTCGACTCCTCGCTCGCGCGCGCCCTGCTCTGGGCGTCGTCCTGGGACATGACCCGCGACGGCGAACTCGCCACCCGCGACTACCTCTCCCTCGTCCTGTCGGGCATCGGCAAGGAGTCCGACATCGGTGTCGTGCAGTCGCTGCAGCGCCAGGTGAAGCTGGCCATCGACCTGTACGCCGCCCCGGCCGCCCGCGAGGCGCTGCTCAACCGCTGGACGGACGCCACGCTGGCCCATCTGCGCGCGGCCGAGCCGGGCAGCGACCACCAGCTGGCGTGGGCGCGCGCGTTCGCGGCCACCGCCCGCACCCCCGAGCAGCTGGACCTGCTGGAGGCCCTGCTGGACGGCTCCCAGACGATCGAGGGCCTGACCGTCGACACGGAGCTGCGCTGGGCGTTCGTGGAGCGCCTGGCCGCCGTGGGCCGCTACGACGAGCCGGAGATCGCCGCCGAGTACGAGCGGGACCGCACGGCCGCCGGTGAGCGCCACGCGGCGACCGCCCGCGCCGCCCGCCCGAGCGCCGAGGCCAAGGCCGAGGCGTGGGCGTCCGTCATCGAGTCCGACAAGCTCCCGAACGCCGTCCAGGAGGCGGTCATCGGCGGCTTCGTCCAGACCGACCAGCGCGAGCTGCTCGCCCCGTACACGGAGCGGTACTTCGAGGTCGTCAAGGACATCTGGGACTCCCGCTCGCACGAGATCGCCCAGCAGATCGCCGTCGGCCTGTACCCGGCGCTCCAGGTCTCCGAGGAGACCCTGCGCAGGACCGACGCGTGGCTGGCGGAGGCCCAGCCCAACGCGGCCCTGCGCCGGCTGGTCTCGGAGTCCCGCTCCGGGGTGGAGCGGGCGCTGAAGGCCCAGGCCGCGGACGCGGCGGCCGAGCAGCGGTAA
- a CDS encoding DUF1203 domain-containing protein: MTTFLIHAIGPAVLKELRSIDDAGRGTVPGPDDEGGAPLRCCLRRSEPGERVALVSYAPLRRWAAGAGVDPGPYDEQGPVFVHAGECGGPASGVLPFDQAHRVVRRYAADGRILGGELVEPGAFEAAFARAFADPAVEFVHVRAVEYGCFLYEVRRHSAGAERADL, translated from the coding sequence ATGACGACCTTCCTCATCCATGCCATCGGTCCGGCGGTCCTGAAGGAACTGCGCTCCATCGACGACGCCGGACGCGGGACGGTTCCCGGGCCGGACGACGAGGGCGGCGCGCCCCTGCGCTGCTGCCTGCGCCGCAGCGAGCCCGGCGAGCGCGTCGCCCTCGTCTCGTACGCCCCGCTGCGCCGCTGGGCGGCCGGCGCGGGCGTCGATCCGGGCCCCTACGACGAGCAGGGACCGGTGTTCGTGCACGCCGGGGAGTGCGGCGGCCCCGCCTCCGGCGTGCTCCCCTTCGACCAGGCGCACCGGGTCGTGCGCCGCTACGCGGCGGACGGGCGGATCCTCGGCGGCGAGCTGGTGGAGCCGGGCGCCTTCGAGGCGGCGTTCGCGCGGGCCTTCGCCGATCCGGCGGTGGAGTTCGTCCATGTGCGGGCCGTGGAGTACGGCTGCTTCCTGTACGAGGTCCGCAGGCACTCCGCGGGGGCCGAGCGGGCCGACTTGTAA
- a CDS encoding TetR family transcriptional regulator: MNESTPRTPRRSDATRTAILEAARERFAADGYDRATIRAIARDANIDPSMVMRYYGNKEGLFAAAVAIDLELPDPASVSRDTAGQALVTHFLAMWEKNEVLTALLRVGATNEAGAERMQGIFAGQLLPLARRVCPDPEQAPARAALASSQLLGLALTRYVLRFPPAVALSPEEIVAWLAPTVQRYLTAPHPA, from the coding sequence ATGAACGAGAGCACGCCCCGGACCCCCCGCCGCTCCGACGCGACCCGTACCGCGATCCTCGAGGCGGCCCGCGAGCGCTTCGCCGCCGACGGCTACGACCGCGCGACCATCCGCGCCATCGCCCGCGACGCGAACATCGACCCCTCGATGGTGATGCGCTACTACGGCAACAAGGAGGGCCTGTTCGCGGCGGCCGTGGCGATCGACCTGGAGCTGCCGGACCCGGCGTCCGTCAGCCGCGACACGGCCGGACAGGCGCTGGTGACCCACTTCCTCGCGATGTGGGAGAAGAACGAGGTGCTCACGGCCCTGCTGCGGGTCGGCGCGACCAACGAGGCCGGGGCCGAGCGGATGCAGGGCATCTTCGCGGGCCAGCTGCTGCCGCTGGCCCGGCGGGTCTGCCCCGACCCCGAGCAGGCCCCGGCGCGGGCCGCGCTGGCGTCCTCACAGCTGCTCGGCCTCGCGCTCACCCGCTATGTGCTGCGCTTCCCGCCGGCGGTGGCCCTGTCCCCCGAGGAGATCGTGGCCTGGCTGGCGCCGACGGTGCAGCGGTACCTGACCGCCCCGCACCCGGCGTAG
- the malQ gene encoding 4-alpha-glucanotransferase has protein sequence MTQTRSADIPAEGSGQLQDPPSDDLSRLADLHGVAPSYRPAPDRTVTASATALTRALTALGVDTSTPAAVAAALDARERALRERLLPPTVVCWSGTAPRALDALPPGTRLTVTTEQGETHEGTARLPPGVHRLTAAAPDGRTARSHLVVAPPRLPAPPGRSYGLLVQLYSLLSRRSWGMGDLGDLAALADWAGGSLGAGFVQVNPLHAAVPGPPTDPSPYRPSSRRFPDPVHLRVEDVPEFARVADRDRVAALLERAARLREGVLEKGALIDRDAVWETKRAALELVLQVPLDPVRQDAYAAFLAREGRALEDHATWCALAEVHGPRWRRWPAGLRDPRSAETARARSELAARVDFHRRLAWLTDTQLTAAQRTAREAGMPVGIVHDLAVGVHPDGADAWAQQEYFAAGMSVGAPPDAFNARGQDWGLPPWRPDRLAASGYEPYRTLLRGLFGHAGALRIDHVMGLFRLWWVPEGEPPTEGTYVRYDAEAMLAVLVLEASRAGAVVIGEDLGTVEPGVRERLRARGVLGTSVLWFERDWEGDGRPLPPESWRADCLATATTHDLPPTAARLTGEHVELRDRLGLSTRPLAQERAEAAADAAEWLELLSRLGLTDDQDGEDGRSGAVGEEAGIRAVHRFLLRTPARMVGVWLPDGVGDRRPQNLPGTWDEYPNWRLPIADAAGRPVTLEELTASPRVRALLEVLREDTARTGPPAGAGGP, from the coding sequence ATGACACAGACGCGGTCGGCCGACATCCCTGCCGAAGGGTCCGGACAGCTTCAGGACCCGCCCTCCGACGATCTGTCCCGGCTCGCCGACCTGCACGGCGTCGCCCCCTCCTACCGGCCGGCCCCCGACCGTACGGTCACGGCCTCCGCCACCGCCCTCACCCGCGCGCTGACCGCCCTCGGCGTCGACACCAGCACCCCGGCCGCCGTCGCCGCGGCCCTCGACGCCCGCGAACGCGCCCTGCGCGAGCGCCTGCTGCCCCCGACGGTGGTCTGCTGGAGCGGCACCGCGCCGCGCGCCCTCGACGCGCTGCCGCCCGGCACCCGGCTCACCGTCACCACCGAACAGGGCGAGACCCACGAGGGCACCGCCCGGCTCCCACCCGGTGTGCACCGGCTGACCGCGGCCGCGCCCGACGGCCGCACCGCCCGCAGCCACCTCGTCGTCGCCCCGCCCCGGCTGCCCGCACCCCCCGGACGGTCCTACGGACTCCTCGTCCAGCTCTACTCCCTGCTGTCCCGCCGCTCCTGGGGCATGGGCGACCTCGGCGACCTGGCCGCCCTCGCCGACTGGGCCGGAGGCTCGCTCGGCGCCGGCTTCGTCCAGGTCAACCCGCTGCACGCGGCCGTACCGGGACCGCCCACCGACCCGTCCCCGTACCGGCCCTCCTCCCGGCGCTTCCCCGACCCGGTGCATCTGCGGGTCGAGGACGTCCCCGAGTTCGCCCGGGTCGCGGACCGCGACCGGGTGGCCGCCCTGCTGGAACGGGCCGCCCGCCTGCGCGAAGGGGTGCTGGAGAAGGGCGCGCTGATCGACCGGGACGCCGTCTGGGAGACCAAGCGCGCGGCGCTCGAACTGGTCCTCCAGGTGCCGCTCGACCCCGTCCGGCAGGACGCGTACGCCGCCTTCCTCGCCCGCGAGGGACGGGCGCTGGAGGACCACGCCACCTGGTGCGCGCTGGCCGAGGTCCACGGCCCGCGCTGGCGGCGCTGGCCGGCCGGGCTGCGGGACCCCCGGTCCGCCGAGACCGCCCGCGCCCGGAGTGAACTGGCCGCCCGCGTCGACTTCCACCGCCGGCTCGCCTGGCTCACCGACACCCAGCTGACCGCCGCCCAGCGGACCGCGCGGGAGGCGGGGATGCCCGTCGGGATCGTCCACGACCTGGCCGTCGGGGTGCATCCGGACGGCGCGGACGCCTGGGCCCAGCAGGAGTACTTCGCGGCCGGGATGTCGGTCGGCGCGCCCCCGGACGCCTTCAACGCGCGCGGCCAGGACTGGGGGCTGCCGCCCTGGCGCCCGGACCGGCTGGCCGCGTCCGGCTACGAGCCCTACCGGACGCTGCTGCGCGGTCTGTTCGGGCACGCGGGCGCCCTGCGCATCGACCACGTCATGGGGCTGTTCCGGCTCTGGTGGGTGCCCGAGGGGGAGCCGCCGACCGAGGGCACGTACGTCCGCTACGACGCCGAGGCCATGCTCGCCGTGCTGGTGCTGGAGGCGTCCCGCGCCGGAGCCGTCGTGATCGGCGAGGACCTCGGCACCGTGGAGCCCGGCGTCCGGGAGCGGCTGCGGGCGCGCGGGGTGCTCGGCACCTCCGTGCTGTGGTTCGAGCGGGACTGGGAGGGCGACGGCCGCCCGCTGCCGCCCGAGTCCTGGCGCGCCGACTGCCTGGCCACCGCCACCACCCACGACCTGCCGCCCACCGCGGCCCGCCTCACCGGCGAACACGTCGAACTGCGCGACCGGCTCGGCCTGTCGACCCGCCCGCTGGCGCAGGAGCGCGCGGAGGCGGCGGCCGATGCCGCCGAGTGGCTGGAGCTGCTGTCCCGGCTCGGGCTGACGGACGACCAGGACGGCGAGGACGGGCGGAGTGGCGCAGTCGGTGAGGAGGCCGGCATCCGGGCCGTGCACCGGTTCCTGCTGCGCACCCCGGCCCGGATGGTCGGCGTCTGGCTGCCGGACGGCGTGGGCGACCGCCGCCCGCAGAACCTGCCGGGGACCTGGGACGAGTACCCCAACTGGCGCCTGCCGATCGCCGACGCGGCCGGCCGGCCGGTCACCCTGGAGGAGCTGACGGCCTCGCCGCGGGTCCGCGCGCTGCTGGAGGTGCTCCGCGAGGACACGGCCCGGACCGGCCCCCCGGCCGGCGCCGGAGGCCCGTGA
- a CDS encoding RNA polymerase sigma factor gives MGGHREKDEGDGALLRAVAAGDPAAMATLYDRHAGWLHARLTRRCADPEVVREVLQDTFVTVWRSAGAHRGEEAGGWLWTIAARRLVDTRRAQQRAGRLETTPIDATPAGAGPAPSAPSAEERVLTGLEYGDVGTALTRISPELRDVVRATVVDGLTTRETARLLGIPEGTVKSRSTRARAELRAALAQLAPSPMGGPA, from the coding sequence ATGGGGGGCCACCGGGAGAAGGACGAGGGGGACGGGGCCCTCCTGCGGGCCGTCGCGGCCGGCGATCCGGCGGCGATGGCCACCCTGTACGACCGGCACGCGGGCTGGCTGCACGCCCGGCTCACCCGGCGCTGCGCGGACCCCGAGGTGGTGCGCGAGGTCCTCCAGGACACCTTCGTCACCGTGTGGCGGTCCGCCGGGGCGCACCGCGGCGAGGAGGCGGGCGGCTGGCTGTGGACGATCGCGGCCCGCCGCCTGGTCGACACGCGCCGGGCGCAGCAGCGGGCCGGACGGCTGGAGACCACGCCGATCGACGCGACCCCGGCCGGCGCCGGACCGGCCCCGTCCGCGCCCTCCGCGGAGGAGAGGGTGCTGACGGGGCTGGAGTACGGCGACGTCGGCACCGCCCTGACCCGGATCTCCCCGGAGCTGCGGGACGTGGTGCGCGCCACGGTGGTGGACGGGCTGACCACCCGTGAGACGGCCCGGCTGCTCGGCATCCCCGAGGGCACCGTCAAGTCCCGGTCGACCCGCGCCCGCGCCGAACTGCGGGCCGCGCTCGCCCAGTTGGCCCCGTCCCCGATGGGAGGCCCGGCATGA
- a CDS encoding zf-HC2 domain-containing protein, with the protein MTGRHAPDHLIAGYADGSLPDADAWPLEKHLESCASCAGRVSRAVRATAAGPVLADLRQAVLAAAPRAPLVEPRPLRAPRLLWAVAPAVRGAWLPAVLLVALGAVLLAHVAGFSAARPLLLAVAPVVPVAGVALSYGRHADPLHELAASTPSAGLRLALVRTAVVLAVSLPLLTLAGVVVPSSGAPGAAAWLLPGLTLTLAALALGGWLGLRAATAVTGGGWLCAVLAPVLAAPDGAVSRHLSERLSLYVGGAAAQGGWAVAAALCAALLAARRTAYDRLERH; encoded by the coding sequence ATGACCGGCCGGCACGCACCCGACCACCTGATCGCGGGCTACGCCGACGGCTCCCTGCCCGACGCCGACGCCTGGCCCCTGGAGAAGCACCTGGAGTCCTGCGCCTCCTGCGCGGGCCGGGTGTCGCGGGCGGTGCGGGCCACGGCGGCGGGACCGGTCCTGGCGGACCTCAGGCAGGCGGTACTGGCCGCGGCACCACGGGCTCCACTGGTCGAGCCCCGGCCGCTGCGCGCCCCCCGTCTCCTGTGGGCCGTCGCCCCCGCCGTACGCGGCGCCTGGCTGCCCGCCGTCCTGCTCGTGGCACTCGGCGCGGTGCTGCTCGCGCACGTCGCCGGCTTCTCGGCGGCCCGCCCCCTGCTGCTGGCCGTCGCGCCGGTCGTCCCGGTCGCCGGGGTGGCCCTGTCGTACGGCCGCCACGCCGACCCGCTGCACGAGCTGGCCGCGTCCACCCCGTCGGCGGGGCTGCGGCTGGCGCTGGTGCGCACCGCGGTGGTCCTCGCGGTGAGCCTGCCGCTGCTGACCCTCGCCGGGGTCGTCGTGCCGTCGTCGGGGGCGCCGGGCGCCGCCGCCTGGCTGCTGCCCGGGCTCACGCTGACGCTGGCCGCGCTGGCCCTGGGCGGCTGGCTGGGGCTGCGCGCGGCGACGGCGGTGACCGGCGGCGGCTGGCTGTGCGCCGTCCTCGCCCCGGTGCTGGCGGCCCCCGACGGCGCGGTGTCCCGGCATCTGTCGGAGCGGCTCTCCCTGTACGTCGGCGGCGCCGCCGCGCAGGGCGGCTGGGCGGTGGCGGCGGCGCTGTGCGCGGCCCTGCTGGCGGCCCGGCGCACGGCGTACGACCGCCTCGAACGGCACTGA
- a CDS encoding ABC transporter ATP-binding protein, which produces MTTIQVAGLHVRHRKTVALDSLDLGFGRGVHGLLGPNGAGKTSLIRVLATVAAPTGGRVRMLGEDIADPRGRTEVRRRLGYLPQDFGYYPGFTVREFVAYMAWLKEMPAAGTPAAVERAVARVGLADRIDAKIRTLSGGMVRRVGIAQAIVNDPAVLLLDEPTAGLDPEQRVEFRELLRGLGASATVLVSTHLVEDVAAACTEVTLIAGGRLAYRGTPEALTALGAASDGVGDHPIERGYTAALRAHREVAAR; this is translated from the coding sequence TTGACCACCATTCAGGTGGCCGGTCTGCATGTCCGGCACCGCAAAACCGTCGCCCTCGACTCCCTCGACCTCGGCTTCGGCCGGGGCGTGCACGGCCTGCTCGGCCCGAACGGCGCGGGCAAGACCTCGCTGATCCGGGTGCTCGCCACGGTCGCCGCCCCGACCGGCGGCCGGGTGCGGATGCTCGGCGAGGACATCGCCGACCCGCGCGGACGCACCGAGGTCCGCCGCAGGCTCGGCTATCTGCCGCAGGACTTCGGCTACTACCCCGGCTTCACCGTGCGCGAGTTCGTCGCCTACATGGCCTGGCTGAAGGAGATGCCCGCGGCGGGGACACCGGCCGCCGTGGAGCGTGCCGTGGCCCGGGTGGGGCTGGCCGACCGGATCGACGCGAAGATCCGGACGCTGTCCGGCGGCATGGTCCGCCGCGTCGGCATCGCCCAGGCCATCGTCAACGACCCGGCGGTGCTGCTCCTGGACGAGCCCACGGCGGGCCTGGACCCGGAGCAGCGCGTGGAGTTCCGCGAGCTGCTGCGCGGACTCGGCGCGTCGGCCACGGTCCTGGTCTCCACGCACCTGGTGGAGGACGTGGCCGCGGCCTGCACGGAGGTCACGCTCATCGCCGGGGGCCGGCTCGCCTACCGCGGCACCCCCGAGGCGCTGACCGCCCTCGGGGCCGCCTCGGACGGCGTCGGCGACCACCCGATCGAGCGCGGCTACACGGCGGCCCTGCGCGCCCACCGGGAGGTGGCGGCCCGATGA
- a CDS encoding HNH endonuclease: MPHVLVLNASYEPLGVVPLRRALVLVLENKAVCLEESGAYLHSATVTVPAPSVVRLKRFVRVPYRGPVPLTRRALFARDGGRCMYCGGVATSVDHVIPRSRGGKHVWDNVVASCRRCNHVKADRHLFEIGWRLRHKPAPPTGLAWRIIGTGHRDPRWLPYLQPYGADDALARIDGISA, translated from the coding sequence GTGCCGCATGTCCTGGTCCTCAACGCGTCGTACGAGCCGCTCGGCGTCGTACCGCTCCGCCGCGCGCTCGTCCTCGTCCTCGAGAACAAGGCCGTATGCCTCGAGGAGTCCGGCGCCTATCTGCACAGCGCAACCGTCACCGTCCCCGCACCCAGCGTGGTCCGGCTCAAGCGATTCGTGCGCGTCCCCTACCGGGGGCCCGTTCCTCTCACCCGCAGGGCGCTCTTCGCGCGCGACGGGGGCCGGTGCATGTACTGCGGTGGCGTCGCAACCAGCGTCGACCACGTCATCCCGCGCAGTCGCGGGGGCAAGCACGTCTGGGACAACGTGGTGGCGTCCTGCCGCCGCTGCAACCACGTGAAAGCCGACCGCCATCTGTTCGAGATCGGCTGGCGGCTGCGCCACAAACCGGCTCCGCCGACCGGTCTCGCCTGGCGCATCATCGGCACCGGGCACCGTGACCCGCGCTGGTTGCCGTACTTGCAACCGTATGGGGCGGATGACGCCTTGGCCCGGATCGACGGCATTTCCGCCTGA